A region from the Salvelinus sp. IW2-2015 linkage group LG19, ASM291031v2, whole genome shotgun sequence genome encodes:
- the zgc:154006 gene encoding uncharacterized protein zgc:154006, with translation MKNWSKIFKSGDPESVDGNSSSKRISSNNGXAELTPQRTFEDNLSHDANSTAHSSITPPHVQGVGDGGDEGXLKGRLRTJLPQSWGSILHKLGKGDADSDLSSNGVKIVPNGTRVSPPVSPIIERRYWDTQDSLGTSSKSSRRPLLRDSPIDNDQLHYLPEESELTSIHPAEYYAEKVEVYKLKYSYMKSWPGLLRLLAGFELLFGGMVLACVCAYIYKDSEWSNAYGLYNNSHGTSGYSYNGPMTPFVMAVVGVTWIVTILLLVIGLTMYYRTILLDSPWWPLTEGIINVALFLLYMAAGIVXLNDLKRGGLCYMTIGINPIMSSLCRVDGGQMAGTAFIFINMLMYLISFLVCLKMWRHEATRREMEFFENQEHLRSISVAQTKPPNRXTKRIVFEDEMDSSVRATKRLHITDFHQEEPGSRNRANHTGYAQKPRVIADYIIKYPEIFSMEEREKYKAVFNDQYQEYKDLHKDISTTFXKFRELDAMMGKLLKDGNSHEEQKRIQRILKKYEQNKSDPAFLEKKGRCDYLKAKLGHIKNRIRNFDQDSLAKGRTIMYEPRHYDNPPIYSPPYTATSNGFYTHRSVXSPRSNFDPYPPPPDSFYMEDRPQHFYKWFSAPGFVKTMEGATVILCFLIFACVASTLVWDMHGAGIGMGGYGTGSMGVGSGTGGYYGGSYGYSSSYMTPYSAKSAMISMAAINFLVSLGFLVGSFSRSPAMRGRRFYLTVLVCDVVLAVLQGIIDIVFVIGVNPMSQSSQSMLYNPMLMMCQNMQGSPSLSGSVGVGFPGGFPMYNQYLQHYCYMDPEEAVALVLGFLVVVALCVAAYYAYKTRSKIWRHGKPNIIWDRPLLRPPERNDVQDWVDYVAEGQSTQRAPTVILSEKTVPDLRAENSVVSDGAGTVSIYSEETYNGNIYYDNTNGRVPEPLYRHTRVRSSPSVEAESLKKYPIHREKERDPTPPSQEETQCETGYTTGGDTGNELDQDQSDHMHSMYPEITSDSQRRQYKKEFDSDLASYKSLCAEMDDISEQMHKLSRELETLEEGTAKYQGVADEYNLLKGLKRTADYHAKKQRSKDLRQNLFHIKRLVKNYDNGLC, from the exons ATGAAAAACTGGAGTAAGATATTCAAGAGCGGAGACCCTGAGAGTGTGGATGGGAACTCCTCTTCGAAGAGGATCTCCTCGAACAATGGCCMAGCAGAGCTAACACCTCAGAGAACCTTTGAGGATAACCTTTCACATGATGCAAACTCCACTGCCCACTCATCCATCACTCCTCCACATGTACAAGGAGTGGGTGATGGTGGGGACGAGGGGRCTCTAAAGGGCAGGTTGAGAACCMTCCTCCCCCAATCATGGGGCAGTATTCTCCACAAATTGGGGAAAGGTGATGCAGACTCTGATCTGAGCTCCAATGGGGTCAAGATTGTGCCCAATGGCACCAGGGTGAGTCCACCTGTCAGCCCAATAATAGAGAGGAGGTACTGGGACACTCAGGACTCACTGGGGACCTCCAGCAAGAGTTCCCGTAGGCCCTTGTTGAGGGACAGTCCCATAGACAATGACCAACTACATTATCTTCCAGAGGAATCAGAGTTGACCAGTATCCATCCAGCTGAGTACTATGCGGAGAAGGTGGAAGTCTACAAACTTAAGTACTCCTATATGAAATCCTGGCCTGGGTTATTGAGACTCCTGGCTGGGTTTGAACTTCTCTTTGGGGGTATGGTCCTTGCCTGTGTCTGTGCCTACATCTATAAGGACAGTGAGTGGTCGAACGCCTATGGACTGTATAACAATAGTCATGGCACGTCGGGGTACTCCTATAATGGACCCATGACTCCATTCGTGATGGCGGTGGTTGGGGTGACGTGGATTGTAACCATTCTCCTACTGGTGATAGGGCTGACCATGTACTACCGTACTATTCTTCTGGACTCCCCCTGGTGGCCGCTCACAGAAGGCATCATCAACgtcgccctgttcctcctctacaTGGCGGCTGGTATCGTGWACCTGAATGACCTCAAACGTGGGGGGTTGTGTTACATGACCATTGGCATTAACCCCATAATGTCCAGCCTGTGTCGGGTTGACGGAGGACAGATGGCTGGCACRGCTTTCATCTTCATCAACATGCTGATGTACCTCATCAGCTTCCTGGTGTGTCTGAAAATGTGGAGGCATGAGGCCACCCGCAGGGAGATGGAGTTCTTTGAGAATCAG GAGCATCTGAGGTCCATCTCTGTTGCCCAGACCAAACCTCCTAATCGCMAGACCAAGAGGATTGTGTTTGAGGATGAGATGGACAGCTCAGTAAGGGCGACCAAACGCCTGCACATCACAGATTTCCATCAGGAGGAGCCAGGCAGCCGGAACAGAGCCAACCACACAGGGTATGCCCAGAAGCCCAGAGTCATCGCAGACTATATAAT TAAATATCCAGAAATCTTCTCTATGGAAGAAAGGGAAAAATACAAAGCTGTTTTTAACGACCAGTATCAGGAGTACAAGGACCTTCACAAAGACATCAGTACCACCTTCAKGAAGTTCAGAGAGCTGGATGCCATGATGGGCAAACTCCTCAAAGATGGCAATAGTCATGAG GAGCAGAAGAGAATCCAGCGGATTTTGAAGAAGTATGAGCAAAACAAAAGT GACCCTGCCTTCCTGGAGAAGAAGGGACGCTGTGACTATCTGAAAGCTAAATTAGGCCACATCAAGAACAGGATCCGCAATTTCGACCAGGACAGCTTGGCAAAGGGTCGGACC ATCATGTATGAGCCGCGGCACTACGACAACCCACCCATCTATAGTCCTCCCTACACTGCTACCTCCAATGGATTCTACACCCACAGAAGTGTGCMCTCCCCAAGGAGCAACTTTGACCCCTACCCTCCTCCCCCTGACTCATTCTATATGGAAGATAGGCCTCAACACTTCTACAAATGGTTCTCTGCTCCTGGGTTTGTCAAAACAATGGAAGGAGCAACAGTCATCTTGTGTTTCCTCATTTTTGCCTGTGTAGCCTCCACGTTGGTCTGGGACATGCAYGGAGCAGGAATAGGAATGGGGGGCTATGGAACGGGGTCTATGGGGGTTGGCAGTGGCACTGGTGGCTATTACGGAGGCAGCTATGGCTATTCCAGCTCCTACATGACCCCGTATTCGGCCAAGTCAGCCATGATATCCATGGCGGCCATTAACTTCCTGGTTTCTCTGGGCTTCCTTGTGGGGAGTTTTTCTCGGTCGCCTGCTATGCGCGGTCGGAGGTTTTACCTGACGGTGTTAGTCTGTGACGTCGTCCTGGCGGTGCTGCAGGGCATCATTGACATTGTGTTTGTGATCGGTGTCAACCCCATGTCGCAGAGCTCTCAGAGCATGCTCTATAACCCCATGCTTATGATGTGCCAGAACATGCAGGGAAGCCCCAGTCTGAGTGGGAGTGTGGGAGTGGGGTTCCCTGGGGGTTTCCCCATGTACAACCAGTATCTCCAACACTACTGCTACATGGACCCTGAAGAG GCTGTGGCGTTGGTGCTTGGGTTCTTAGTAGTGGTGGCGCTGTGTGTAGCTGCATACTACGCCTACAAAACCCGCAGTAAGATCTGGCGCCACGGCAAACCCAACATTATCTGGGACCGACCTCTGCTCAGACCACCTGAACGAAATGATGTACAGGACTGG GTGGACTATGTTGCAGAGGGGCAGAGCACTCAGCGGGCCCCTACTGTGATCTTATCAGAGAAGACCGTCCCTGACCTCAGGGCAGAGAACAGTGTTGTCTCAGACGGAGCCGGAACAGTCAGCATCTACAGTGAGGAGACCTACAATGGCAATAT TTACTATGACAACACCAATGGGCGTGTGCCTGAGCCCCTGTACCGGCACACCAGGGTCAGATCCAGCCCCTCTGTGGAGGCAGAGAGCCTGAAGAAGTACCCCATTCACAGGGAAAAGGAACGGGATCCTACCCCCCCTTCCCAGGAGGAGACCCAGTGTGAGACCGGCTACACCACTGGTGGGGATACTGGTAACGAACTGGACCAAGACCAAAGTGACCACATGCATAG CATGTACCCTGAGATAACATCAGACAGCCAACGACGACAGTATAAGAAAGAGTTTGACTCCGACCTGGCGAGCTACAAAAGCCTGTGTGCCGAGATGGATGACATCAGTGAACAGATGCACAAGCTGAGCCGAGAGCTGGAAACCCTGGAGGAGGGGACTGCCAAGTACCAG GGAGTGGCTGATGAATACAACCTTCTCAAGGGCCTGAAGCGG ACAGCAGACTATCATGCCAAGAAGCAGCGAAGCAAAGACCTGAGACAGAACCTATTCCACATCAAGCGCCTAGTGAAGAACTATGACAATGGCCTTTGTTGA